In one Nicotiana tomentosiformis chromosome 6, ASM39032v3, whole genome shotgun sequence genomic region, the following are encoded:
- the LOC104120653 gene encoding uncharacterized protein: MEESGPSRSSEEPTSWDELYNVNLMPSEIFLKFRKEIEGYRVGVNLEFYNAPYNEYLAKLVLKPLAPDRRWKFIYEPLHHEVRLLSKKIPVTKFLNLQVGVGHSFQLHATGWKWKLTTCFGGDGISSIRNKTSLGLCPGVDFRFGWKADYVLPEVTGALGTGEPLFNMNSGRLQASLDRVEAIFSQ; this comes from the exons ATGGAGGAGAGTGGTCCGAGTCGGAGTAGCGAAGAACCAACATCATGGGATGAGCTTTACAATGTCAATCTGATGCCTTCAGAGATTTTTCTCAAGTTCCGAAAAGAAATTGAGGGCTATCGAGTTGGTGTTAACTTGGAG TTTTACAATGCCCCATACAATGAGTATCTGGCGAAGCTGGTTTTAAAGCCTTTAGCCCCTGATCGGAGATGGAAGTTCATATACGAGCCTTTGCATCATGAAGTGCGTCTTCTTTCCAAGAAAATCCCAGTGACAAAATTTCTGAATCTTCAG GTTGGAGTAGGCCACAGCTTTCAGTTGCATGCAACTGGTTGGAAATGGAAGCTTACTACTTGTTTCGGCGGAGATGGTATCTCCAGCATCCGGAATAAAACATCACTCGGATTATGTCCTGGTGTGGATTTTCGTTTTGGATGGAAAGCAGATTATGTTCTTCCAGAAGTTACTGG CGCTTTAGGTACTGGTGAACCATTGTTCAATATGAATTCCGGACGACTACAAGCGTCACTGGATAGAGTAGAGGCCATCTTTTCCCAATAA
- the LOC138893576 gene encoding uncharacterized protein: MDTFNGNHFSLNFDLIYLVLNPHIEASIRYKIKDCITSVHQVYGCTITKRKTFLRRKRAFEIIYGNWDKSFAALPMYMAVLQHFNLGTVVEWKLERSPGIPEYIFRYVLWAFKLVIDGFVHYRPVISIDDTHVYGKYDIKLLIVVVVDDNGNIFPLAFAICANESQEMWILFLNHLKEHVVKQDSDQQEYKFRRRMELIRQEDTKVYCWLMRHELDKWTLHADGGRRWGILTTNMSGSFNGLLKCARGLPVMVRMSFKQIAERYKKEHVYGTKWMLVILFMRVNVAYVPKQDTITVNVLQLVWEAVVIHHQVEVHPMCQIIKDKRRVLLE, from the exons atggacacatttaATGGGAATCATTTTAGCTTGAATTTTGACTTGATTTATCTTGTCTTGaatccacacattgaagcgtccataaggtacaaaaTCAAAGATtgtataacatctgtccaccaggtatatggatgtaccattaccaaaagaaagacaTTTCTCCGAcgtaaacgtgcgtttgaaattatttatggtaactgggataagtcatttgccgcTCTACCCATGTACATGGCTgtattgcaacactttaacctcgggactgttgttgaatggaagcttgagcggagtccgggaataccagaatacatattcagatatgtgttaTGGGCATTTAAACTAGTCATTGATGGTTTTGTACATTATcgaccggtaatatccatagacgacactcatgtctatggaaagtatgatattaaattGTTGATTGTCGTTGTTGTAGATGATAATGGAAATATATTTCCCctagcatttgctatttgtgccaatgaaagccaagagatgtggatattatttttgaaccacttaaaggagcacgttgtcaaacaagattcag atcaaCAAGAGTataaattcaggaggcgaatgGAATTGATTAGGCAGGAAGACACAAAAGTCTAttgttggttgatgcgacatgagcttgacaagtggactttgcatgcggatggtggtagaagatggggaattctgactacaaatatgTCAGGGTCTTTCAATGGGTTATTGAAGTGTGCACGTGGATTGCCAgtcatggtgcggatgtcatttAAGCAGATAgcagagag GTACAAAAAAGAACacgtatacggaaccaaatggatgttggtgatactgTTTATGCGCGTAAATGTGGCATATGTTCCCAAACAGGACACGATCACCGTAAATGTCCTTCAGTTAGTTTGGGAAGCAGTGGTAATTCATCACCAAGTGGAAGTTCATCCAATGTGCCAAATTATCAAGGATAAACGTCGtgttttattggagtaa
- the LOC138893577 gene encoding uncharacterized protein, with protein MGGYYILKTDVDVLKFLNTLKGGDFVDVCIVHKISDPILVEDITELDPTIQTHGHGSGLNARADVSSPNNDINKTENDKDKGKKIDINGEIEESDESEGNNFSSYHLQTSESHFDEDFDDYEGSNSLFEIDKNIEECSDLEDDLAETRQSKINKKKDAQVSIDEIPSGTVGIDSGFEDMHKNKREKYEGKLEGDDQYFNSSDPGSECNDDERELVISDKVSDAPARNPSKKVYFDTGCKKKLFKLYMIFENVVQFREVLQTYSIQKGVNLKLKPNERERVRANCTKKSMAYSWQHRM; from the coding sequence ATGGGTGGTTATTACATTTTAAAAACAGATGTTGATGTGTTAAAGTTTCTTAATACATTGAAAGGTGGTGACTTTGTTGATGTTTGTATTGTCCATAAAATTAGTGATCCTATTCTTGTTGAGGACATAACTGAACTAGACCCCACTATACAAACACATGGGCATGGCAGTGGATTAAATGCTAGGGCTGATGTGTCATCTCCCAATAATGATATAAATAAGACTGAAAATGACAAAGATAAGGGTAAAAAGATAGATATAAATGGAGAGATAGAAGAATCAGATGAAAGTGAAGGTAATAACTTCTCATCCTATCACCTTCAAACATCAGAATCTCATTTTGATGAGGACTTTGATGATTATGAAGGGTCTAACTCACTGTTTGAGATAGATAAGAACATTGAAGAGTGTAGTGATTTGGAAGACGACTTAGCTGAAACTAGACAGTCTAAAATCAACAAAAAGAAGGATGCCCAAGTAAGTATAGATGAGATACCATCTGGTACAGTTGGTATAGATTCTGGTTTTGAAGATATGCATAAGAACAAAAGGGAAAAATATGAAGGGAAACTAGAAGGGGATGACCAATATTTTAATAGCTCAGATCCAGGTAGTGAGTGTAATGATGATGAAAGAGAACTTGTTATCAGTGATAAAGTAAGTGATGCACCAGCTAGGAACCCAAGTAAGAAGGTCTACTTTGACACAGGttgcaaaaaaaaattatttaaactgTATATGATATTTGAGAATGTTGTACAGTTTAGGGAGGTATTGCAGACCTATTCTATTCAAAAAGGTGTGAACCTTAAGTTGAAACCTAATGAGAGGGAAAGGGTTAGGGCAAACTGCACAAAAAAATCCATGGCATATTCTTGGCAGCATAGAATGTAG
- the LOC104120664 gene encoding protein OXIDATIVE STRESS 3 LIKE 2-like — protein MSIALDRNSTTDHKIKRPGFIKGMTCIPIYKSLEFVAGDRWIPANKEGDDDDDRTSSSSSIGRNSDESPAGMSSSDGGDGDGEEVQSALKRGALDNLESLEEVLPIKRSISQFYAGKSKSFTSLADVASCSSLKDIVKQDDAYARKRKNLLAHNNFFNKNCNHFPRSNTGRIYKRPTNSRSSLALAATRSCSGSNNSSESLNSSPSSPRLSLPPLPPQLRRYSNGASLPLSEQKFSTWRSFSLCDLRGDAAAIPNLTGTKE, from the exons ATGTCGATTGCATTGGATAGGAACAGCACAACTGATCATAAGATCAAACGGCCAGGATTCATCAAAGGAATGACGTGTATTCCGATTTATAAGTCACTGGAATTCGTCGCCGGAGACCGTTGGATTCCGGCGAATAAGGAAGGCGACGACGACGATGACCGGACTTCTTCGTCTTCTTCGATTGGGAGAAATAGTGATGAGTCGCCGGCGGGAATGTCATCATCGGACGGCGGTGACGGTGATGGCGAGGAAGTTCAGAGTGCATTAAAACGTGGAGCCTTGGATAATTTGGAGAGTTTGGAAGAGGTTTTGCCAATAAA GAGAAGCATATCTCAGTTTTACGCTGGCAAATCAAAGTCTTTTACCAGTCTAGCAGATGTTGCATCATGTTCCTCCCTTAAAGATATTGTAAAGCAAGATGATGCATACGCGAGGAAACGCAAGAACCTGCTCGCTCACAACAATTTCTTCAACAAAAACTGTAATCACTTCCCAAGAAGTAATACTGGTAGGATATACAAGAGACCAACCAACTCTAGAAGCTCATTAGCTCTTGCTGCAACTAGGAGCTGCTCCGGAAGCAATAATAGCTCCGAGTCATTGAACTCAAGCCCATCATCACCTCGTCTCTCTCTTCCTCCTCTGCCTCCACAATTGAGAAGATATAGCAATGGGGCATCATTGCCCCTTTCAGAACAGAAGTTCAGTACATGGAGGTCGTTCTCCTTATGTGATCTACGAGGCGATGCTGCTGCAATTCCTAACCTAACTGGCACAAAAGAATAG
- the LOC104120671 gene encoding protein FIP1-like isoform X2, translated as MSTEIQSSLISASADENNLFVDVLHEAPLSGHRKPTSIIGSIFYCFLLASFAILGVGATWIFHPIEGLVFPFLCSCNVALLVVTGIFQQYLVYQVKKIRLQGYYIFSQKLKHIIRLPFATIAYGTSAMLLVMVWDPRISILSISTLLRIIMLAEVVCAGSFMTVYIGCVHQYNSLDSQPDVLKSLYSPLQPSSSLEGLRYQDGGRLSDQQMALLQYQQENIHFLSEEILRLQETLSKYERSNDGSAPQVDLAHLLATRDQELRTLKAEMNQLQSELRLARSIIEEKDAEIQRIRNANNQYVEENERLRAILGEWSSRAAKLERALEMEKMSNLELQKKLTTLKTQTRE; from the exons ATGTCAACGGAAATACAGTCTTCTTTAATCTCTGCATCGGCAGACGAAAATAATCT GTTCGTGGACGTACTGCATGAAGCACCTCTATCAGGTCATAGGAAGCCTACGAGCATTATTGGGAGTATTTTCTACTGTTTCTTATTGGCAA GCTTTGCTATTTTGGGGGTGGGAGCTACATGGATATTTCATCCTATAGAAGGATTAGTGTTCCCATTTCTTTGCAGTTGTAATGTTGCCCTCCTTGTTGTCACAG GCATTTTTCAGCAATATCTGGTCTATCAAGTTAAGAAAATACGGTTACAG GGGTACTATATTTTCAGCCAGAAACTGAAGCATATTATTCGCCTTCCATTTGCTACAATCGCGTATG GAACCTCAGCGATGCTGCTTGTCATGGTTTGGGATCCACGTATTAGCATCCTCTCTATATCGACACTACTCAG GATCATCATGTTGGCTGAAGTAGTGTGTGCTGGTTCTTTCATGACAGTCTATATTG GTTGTGTTCACCAATACAATTCATTGGATTCCCAGCCCGATGTCTTAAAGTCACTTTATTCTCCACTTCAACCATCaagttctctggaaggtttgag GTACCAGGACGGTGGTCGACTATCAGATCAGCAGATGGCATTGTTGCAATATCAGCAAGAAAATATACACTTTTTGAGTGAGGAG ATTCTTAGACTGCAAGAAACCTTAAGCAAATACGAAAGGTCTAATGATGGGAGTGCACCTCAG GTCGATCTTGCTCACTTATTGGCGACTCGAGATCAAGAGTTACGCACACTTAAAGCTGAG ATGAATCAATTGCAATCTGAGCTGAGGCTTGCTCGATCTATAATAGAGGAGAAGGATGCTGAGATTCAGCGTATTCGCAATGCAAATAATCAG TATGTTGAAGAAAATGAGAGACTTAGAGCTATTCTGGGAGAATGGAGCAGCCGAGCAGCTAAG CTTGAACGTGCTCTGGAGATGGAAAAGATGTCAAACTTGGAACTGCAGAAAAAACTAACCACACTGAAAACTCAAACGCGTGAATAG
- the LOC104120671 gene encoding protein FIP1-like isoform X1: MSTEIQSSLISASADENNLFVDVLHEAPLSGHRKPTSIIGSIFYCFLLASFAILGVGATWIFHPIEGLVFPFLCSCNVALLVVTGIFQQYLVYQVKKIRLQGYYIFSQKLKHIIRLPFATIAYGTSAMLLVMVWDPRISILSISTLLRIIMLAEVVCAGSFMTVYIGCVHQYNSLDSQPDVLKSLYSPLQPSSSLEGLRYQDGGRLSDQQMALLQYQQENIHFLSEEILRLQETLSKYERSNDGSAPQVDLAHLLATRDQELRTLKAEMNQLQSELRLARSIIEEKDAEIQRIRNANNQYVEENERLRAILGEWSSRAAKLERALEMEKMSNLELQKKLTTLKTQTRE; this comes from the exons ATGTCAACGGAAATACAGTCTTCTTTAATCTCTGCATCGGCAGACGAAAATAATCT GTTCGTGGACGTACTGCATGAAGCACCTCTATCAGGTCATAGGAAGCCTACGAGCATTATTGGGAGTATTTTCTACTGTTTCTTATTGGCAA GCTTTGCTATTTTGGGGGTGGGAGCTACATGGATATTTCATCCTATAGAAGGATTAGTGTTCCCATTTCTTTGCAGTTGTAATGTTGCCCTCCTTGTTGTCACAG GCATTTTTCAGCAATATCTGGTCTATCAAGTTAAGAAAATACGGTTACAG GGGTACTATATTTTCAGCCAGAAACTGAAGCATATTATTCGCCTTCCATTTGCTACAATCGCGTATG GAACCTCAGCGATGCTGCTTGTCATGGTTTGGGATCCACGTATTAGCATCCTCTCTATATCGACACTACTCAG GATCATCATGTTGGCTGAAGTAGTGTGTGCTGGTTCTTTCATGACAGTCTATATTG GTTGTGTTCACCAATACAATTCATTGGATTCCCAGCCCGATGTCTTAAAGTCACTTTATTCTCCACTTCAACCATCaagttctctggaaggtttgagGTAC CAGGACGGTGGTCGACTATCAGATCAGCAGATGGCATTGTTGCAATATCAGCAAGAAAATATACACTTTTTGAGTGAGGAG ATTCTTAGACTGCAAGAAACCTTAAGCAAATACGAAAGGTCTAATGATGGGAGTGCACCTCAG GTCGATCTTGCTCACTTATTGGCGACTCGAGATCAAGAGTTACGCACACTTAAAGCTGAG ATGAATCAATTGCAATCTGAGCTGAGGCTTGCTCGATCTATAATAGAGGAGAAGGATGCTGAGATTCAGCGTATTCGCAATGCAAATAATCAG TATGTTGAAGAAAATGAGAGACTTAGAGCTATTCTGGGAGAATGGAGCAGCCGAGCAGCTAAG CTTGAACGTGCTCTGGAGATGGAAAAGATGTCAAACTTGGAACTGCAGAAAAAACTAACCACACTGAAAACTCAAACGCGTGAATAG